gcctcggccatggccttcgaccggccgacgagggccggcggctcgcccggccacggcgaggctcgcgccCCCAGCGAGGCCGACGCCGtcgtccccggcgaggccgacgctcgccgtagccgggcgagggtccgcctcgccatggtcgggcgagctcgagctcgcccggccatggcgaggccgacctcgccggccgggcgagctcgatctcgcccgatccgcgaggccgagctcgcccggccggcgagcctcggcctcgcccgggcggtggccccgaggccgcgccgcccgccgctgggcgagctccgcctcgccggatctgggcgagctcgagctcgcccggccatggcgaggcgacCTCGcgcggcccgggcgagctcgatctcgcccgatccggcgaggccgagctcgcctagcggccggcgagcctcggcctcgcccggcggtggccggcgaggccgcgcctcgccggccggtcgccggccaaggccttggccggcgaccggccaaaagaagaaaaaaaaatgaaaaagaaaaaaagaaaaaaaggaaaaataagaaaaaaatagaaaaaaataaaagaaataaaaaaattatctaaatttaccaaacatgtttcgtttattttttatttccgaacaagtttactaaacgcgtgttttttgttcaaaattgttcccctctaacaaatactttttttatttcattccctaacaatttttaaataaacacaaacaaacgcgccctaaggGTGTAAAGATAAGAGAGAGTAAGTAGTGAAAATATATTCCTCCACTTGAAAAGCATATCAAATTTTCCcatatttttgaagattttcttttattgatgaaaaatattttttctaattagtttatgttttgtgaaataaacataaaaaaatttataaaatatctttctgaaaattatttttcgtgaaatgaagAATCAGAGTACTTTCGGTTTTCCACCGTTCCCCTCCAAGTGAACTGGCGTAAACCGAGAGAAGGGGAAAAGAGGATTTCTTCAGCTCTCCGCGAATCGAGAGAGTTAAAGACTGGAGCGGTGAAAAGCTTTTGTGGGGGTCGAGCGCCGGCGAGAATGGCTGCTTCCAAGACTGCCATGGCCTCCCTCATCCACTACCGCCCGCTAACCtgcgccgcctccgcctccgcctccgcctcccaaCCCGCGCGCCTCGTCCCCCACGCGCCGGACCTGATCAAATGGGTCCGGCGGGAAGGCGGGTTCGTCCACGAGGCCGTGAGGATCGCCCAGGACGAGCTCAGTGGCCTGGGCTTGGCCGCCGCCGACAAGATCCCCAAAGGCTCCGACTTGATCGCTCTTCCCCACCATGTGCCGCTGAGGTTCCAACCGGACGGCTGGGCCGAATCCGTGCTGGCCGACTTGGCGAGCAAGGTCCCAGGTACACGCCCGAGAATTGGGTCCTTGCTTTTAGCTGAGTCCGGTGAAGTTACCCTTCTTGATTGTGGTTTGTATTTTTAGGTTGAGCTGAGTCCGGTGAAGTTACCCTTCTTGATTGTGGTTTGTATTTTTAGGTTGAActgtgtgtgtgcgcgcgcgcgtgcgtgtgcgtgcgtgcgtgcgtgtgtgtTTTAATGGATTTCTCTTTGCCTTTTTAGTTGGTTTGTCGTCTAATATAAGCTTGAGTTGATTCTTGATATGGACTTTATTTTGACTGGGTTCTGAATAAAAGACAAGTAAGTTAGTGAATTCCGATGGTGGTAATGTAGTTTGTGCTTCGAGGCGATGGTGAGATGTTGCATTTTCGTAAGAGGTTGCCTTTTTGAGTTTTAAGTCTGAGGCTTCATGTTGTGAGATGAGGTGAAGATTGTTGTTGCTTCGTTTATTACAACTTGCAATGCTTAGCTAAGAATGTTTCCTTCAGAGTGTTTCAAGATTGTGTGTAGGTCGAGTATGAATGCTCTGGATGGTAGCTGACAATTTGCGGATGAGGCATTTCTTTGCTTTTGCTGTAATATATCTCTCAGTCTAACACTCTGTCATTCGCATTTTTGCCATCATCTTGTGCCTAATGGATGTCACGATGTATCTTTATTGTGTCTTGAGTGTTGAGCAATGTGATCACTAGTAGTTGTGATCTATCAAGTGCAGTGTGAAGGCTTCATTAATTAACTTTTTATCTCTCTTCCCTTATTTTCCTCAGTGAATGGTTTGAACTTCCGATATTTTGGTTCTCTAAATATGTTACCTCCCTCTCTTATTGGAACAATTCTCTTTAATGTAAGTCTGTGGATAAAATCTTGGACAAAGTTAGTTTTCATGATGGATGGTGTATTACTAGCTCATTGACACTTAAGGCTGTGCATTTGGTAGACATTTTGTTTTTCATAGGATGTAGGCTGCGTCCATGCTACTGCATGACAGCTTATAGATTTTCTTTGCTCAACATATTTTGGTAACTATAACTTTTGAAATTAGGCTGTACTGAGTTTTGAATGAGTAAAATGGACATTGTGGGAGCATTGGCAGAGGAATTATGGGCGATGAAGTTGGGTTTAAAGCTTCTTGGAGAAAGAGCAAAGATTGGCTCCTTCTGGTGGCCCTACATCAGCAATCTTCCTGAGACTTACGGTGTACCCATTTTCTTTCCGGGAGAGGACATTAAGAACTTGCAGTATGCTCCTCTACTTTATCAGGTAGTcctccaaaatatttttgaaatcgaaAAGAAGTGGGCCTCCATCCCATGCTTGTGATTTGCAGTGTTTACTCATAATATGAAGTGCCTAAAAAACTGGGGAACTTTTACCACTGGACATGAATGAACTTAATTCTTCTGTACATGAAGCAACTCAGGAGAAGGTATCCGAGCCAAATTTTGCCTTGCTACCAAAGAAACAAGTAACCCAGAGTTAAAAAGTTTTGGATCCTGCTAGCTGCACCGAATCTTTCAACTTTTAGATTGCAGGGATGATAGGCATAGGCTTCTTGGAACGGGATCTGGTCAAGTTCCACCCTAGCAATCACTACTGAATTTTCTTGGTTGTATAGCAATAACACTGAGGGATAGTTAGCATTCTGTTCTTTCTGTGACCTATTAAAAGATTGACCTCTGTTTGTACATGAGGCAGAAACTTAGCATTTTACCTGTGAAACTGGtagctgcttcttcttctgagAAATGATCGGATGTTGTGTTATTCGGACATCATGACCTTACATTAGAACTCATAGCATATGTATGTTCTTGTTGACCTTGGTGATGCCTTACACAAGGTTTCTTCTTCTGTAACAGTCATGTGATAAGCCTTTAATTCATGCCAGGTAAACAAGAGATGCcgatttcttcttgattttgaGAAGGAAGTTAAGAATGCCATCAGCGATTTTAACATGATGGATCATCCTTTTGGAGGACAAGATATTAATGCATCTTCACTTGGATGGGCCATGTCAGCTGTCTCATCTAGGGCCTTTAGGCTATATGGAAAGAAGTCCCTAACAGGGGCCTATAGCGATGTGCCTATGATGCTTCCTCTTATAGATATGTGCAACCATAGCTTTGATCCAAATGCACGTATTGTCCAGGAGCAAGGTGAAGAACAACCAGAAATGCTAGTCAAGGCATGTTTGCATATTCTCGCTTTTGTTGTCAATTTTGCTTTCTctgttccttctttttttggtgggaAAAGGTTCCGTTCACTTATGGTCCCTAGTTTTTCTAGCCGTTATGTAGTTATGATAGTATTCGGTCTTGGTCTCATGTGTCACAGCTCTCTCCAGGTTGTTGCCGAGAAAGAAATCGGAGCAAATGATCCTTTGCTTCTTAATTATGGTTGTTTGAGCAATGATCTTTTCTTCTGGATTATGGATTTGTTATACCTTCAAATCGATATGACACTATCGAACTTAAGTATGACGGAGCTCTTCTAGATGCTGCAAGTTTGGCTGCTGGGGTTTCGTCACCAAATTTCTCTTCACCGGCTCCATGGCAGCAAGAGATCTTGTCCCAGTTAAATCTATATGGAGACACTGCAGATCTCAAGGTTTTATCCATCATcatatttttattatgttccagAAGAGTACTTTAAGTGATCAAACCGCTCGCATTTCAGAATTCATTCCCAAATTTGCCTTAACTTTGAGAATCAAGGGATGCCACATGACTATAGATGCATTTCTCTTACCCTTCTATTTGTAAGATCTTGTTGGCATCTATATTGGCTTGTTGATTCTGATCCTTTCTGACAATGTGCAATTTCTTTGTCGATTTTTCTTGAATTATAGGTAACTCTAGGAGGTCCAGACTTGGTAGAGGGCCGCTTGCTGGCAGCTCTGAGGGTACTCCTCGAAAGTGAAAATGAATCGGTGCAAAACACGACTTGAGCACTCTTAAATCTATTTCGGCTGAGGCTCCATGCGGAATTGTGACGGAAGTGGCCGCCTTTCGTACCATCATTGCTCTCTGCGTGATCGCATTGGAACATTTTCCCACCAAAATAATGGAGGACGAATCCATGTTGAAGAAAGGGGTTCCTGATACAACGAAGTTAGCTATCACGTTCAGAATTCAAAAGAAGTCGCTCATCGTAGATGTGATGAGAGACCTGTCGAGAAGAATAAAGTCGCTGCTGTCGAAAGAAAC
The nucleotide sequence above comes from Eucalyptus grandis isolate ANBG69807.140 chromosome 2, ASM1654582v1, whole genome shotgun sequence. Encoded proteins:
- the LOC104433038 gene encoding LOW QUALITY PROTEIN: actin-histidine N-methyltransferase (The sequence of the model RefSeq protein was modified relative to this genomic sequence to represent the inferred CDS: inserted 2 bases in 2 codons) encodes the protein MAASKTAMASLIHYRPLTCAASASASASQPARLVPHAPDLIKWVRREGGFVHEAVRIAQDELSGLGLAAADKIPKGSDLIALPHHVPLRFQPDGWAESVLADLASKVPEELWAMKLGLKLLGERAKIGSFWWPYISNLPETYGVPIFFPGEDIKNLQYAPLLYQVNKRCRFLLDFEKEVKNAISDFNMMDHPFGGQDINASSLGWAMSAVSSRAFRLYGKKSLTGAYSDVPMMLPLIDMCNHSFDPNARIVQEQGEEQPEMLVKVVAEKEIGANDPLLLNYGCLSNDXFLLDYGFVIPSNRYDTIELKYDGALLDAASLAAGVSSPNFSSPAPWQQEILSQLNLYGDTADLKVTLGGPDLVEGRLLAALRVLLESENESVXKHDLSTLKSISAEAPCGIVTEVAAFRTIIALCVIALEHFPTKIMEDESMLKKGVPDTTKLAITFRIQKKSLIVDVMRDLSRRIKSLLSKETVSAKG